In the Candidatus Leptovillus gracilis genome, one interval contains:
- a CDS encoding ABC transporter permease yields the protein MIAWRRFFRRKQNWLALLLVGGFLFVALAAPWLAPPDNPANPSPFKSVNRTFDRLPQPPGGDSPLGSVGQLANLARFGFTPGQDRFEQWDVFYTLIWGTRSALRFGLTVTLTTAVLGLLIGLISGYAGGIVQQGLMLFTDAFLTFPVIAAVWLFQRLLFGRIFNPLTLPEMYLGWERAFIWLDLDPIMLALILFAWMPYARLVNGMVIQQKQADYVTAARALGASHRRIIWRHLLPNVISPAIVYGARDVGGSVILASAFIFIGFGGSVTWG from the coding sequence ATGATCGCCTGGCGTAGGTTTTTCCGACGTAAGCAAAACTGGCTGGCTCTTTTACTAGTCGGTGGATTCCTATTTGTGGCTTTGGCCGCGCCCTGGCTGGCCCCGCCAGATAACCCGGCTAACCCATCGCCCTTTAAAAGCGTCAACCGCACATTTGATCGACTACCGCAGCCGCCCGGCGGCGACAGTCCTCTTGGTTCGGTGGGGCAGTTGGCGAATCTGGCCCGATTTGGCTTCACGCCGGGCCAGGACCGCTTTGAGCAGTGGGATGTTTTTTACACGCTGATATGGGGCACGCGGTCAGCTTTGCGGTTTGGACTGACGGTGACGCTGACAACGGCCGTTTTGGGGCTGCTCATCGGCCTGATTTCCGGCTACGCGGGCGGCATTGTGCAGCAAGGACTGATGCTCTTTACCGACGCCTTTCTCACCTTTCCGGTTATCGCCGCTGTCTGGCTTTTTCAGCGACTTCTTTTCGGTCGTATTTTCAACCCGCTGACACTGCCGGAGATGTATCTCGGGTGGGAGCGGGCTTTTATCTGGCTGGACCTGGACCCCATCATGCTGGCGCTGATCCTGTTTGCCTGGATGCCCTACGCACGGCTGGTTAACGGCATGGTCATCCAGCAAAAGCAGGCCGATTATGTAACAGCCGCGCGCGCCCTGGGCGCCAGTCATCGGCGCATAATCTGGCGACACTTACTACCCAACGTCATCTCACCGGCCATTGTGTATGGGGCCAGAGATGTGGGTGGTTCCGTGATCTTGGCCTCGGCCTTTATCTTCATCGGCTTCGGCGGCAGTGTGACCTGGGGGTGA